From Acidihalobacter aeolianus, a single genomic window includes:
- the gcvPA gene encoding aminomethyl-transferring glycine dehydrogenase subunit GcvPA: MPFIPHTETDVREMLAAIGVDRTEDLFDEIPARLRAGELEGVPPALSEMETLRLMRERAAQDGALLNFIGAGAYEHHIPAAVWEIATRGEFYSAYTPYQAEASQGTLQLIYEYQSMMTGLTGMEVSNASLYDGASALAEAVLMAVRLNRRAKTRRVLVPRSLNPAWRATAHNIVHNQGIELVDLPYDAATGRVDPAVLADYEEEGAVTALVVPQPNFFGVLEEVDTLSDWAARHGVILIAAVNPLTLALLKPPGEWGETGVDIVVGDGQPLGAPLSFGGPYYGFMCARKQHVRQMPGRIVGRAIDADGKPGFVLTLQAREQHIRRSKATSNICTNQGLVVTASTIHMAILGPEGLARVASASYANTHTLIERAATFGVRPAFTGDCFHEVALRLPRRAGAVLEAMAADGILGGYDLGRISPELDDAILVCATETKTSDDLELYIESLRRALAA; encoded by the coding sequence ATGCCGTTTATCCCGCATACCGAGACCGACGTCCGCGAAATGCTCGCGGCCATCGGCGTTGACCGCACCGAAGACCTGTTCGACGAGATTCCCGCACGACTGCGCGCGGGCGAACTCGAGGGCGTGCCGCCCGCGCTCAGCGAGATGGAAACCCTGCGCCTGATGCGCGAACGGGCCGCTCAGGATGGCGCCCTGCTCAATTTCATCGGTGCCGGCGCCTACGAGCACCATATTCCCGCGGCCGTCTGGGAGATCGCGACCCGCGGCGAGTTCTACAGCGCCTATACGCCATACCAGGCGGAGGCCTCGCAGGGCACGCTGCAGCTGATCTACGAATACCAGTCCATGATGACCGGGCTGACCGGGATGGAGGTGTCCAATGCCTCCCTGTACGACGGCGCCTCCGCACTCGCCGAGGCCGTGCTCATGGCGGTGCGGCTCAACCGCCGCGCCAAGACCCGTCGCGTGCTGGTGCCGCGCAGCCTGAACCCGGCCTGGCGTGCCACCGCGCACAATATCGTGCACAACCAGGGTATCGAACTCGTCGACCTGCCTTATGACGCGGCGACCGGCCGTGTCGATCCGGCCGTGCTCGCCGACTACGAGGAGGAGGGCGCGGTCACCGCCCTGGTGGTGCCGCAACCCAACTTCTTCGGCGTGCTGGAAGAAGTCGATACGTTGAGCGACTGGGCGGCGCGGCACGGCGTTATCCTGATCGCGGCGGTGAACCCGTTGACGCTTGCGCTGCTCAAGCCGCCGGGCGAATGGGGCGAGACCGGCGTCGACATCGTGGTCGGCGACGGGCAGCCGCTGGGCGCGCCGCTGTCCTTCGGCGGTCCGTACTACGGTTTCATGTGCGCCCGGAAACAGCATGTCCGGCAGATGCCCGGACGTATCGTCGGCCGGGCGATCGACGCCGACGGCAAGCCCGGTTTCGTGCTGACCCTGCAGGCGCGCGAACAGCACATCCGGCGCTCCAAGGCGACCTCCAATATCTGCACCAATCAGGGTCTGGTGGTGACCGCATCGACGATCCACATGGCGATTCTGGGCCCCGAGGGCCTGGCGCGTGTGGCAAGTGCGAGCTACGCCAATACCCACACCCTGATCGAGCGGGCGGCAACGTTCGGCGTCCGTCCAGCATTCACCGGCGACTGTTTCCACGAAGTGGCGCTGCGCTTGCCCCGCAGGGCGGGTGCCGTACTCGAGGCGATGGCCGCCGACGGCATTCTGGGCGGTTACGACCTGGGGCGCATCTCTCCCGAACTGGACGATGCGATCCTGGTTTGCGCTACGGAAACCAAGACATCCGACGATCTCGAACTTTATATCGAAAGCCTCCGGCGAGCCCTCGCAGCCTGA
- a CDS encoding FeoA family protein translates to MVLADLKVGESGRVRGFAPTEAAYRRKLMAMGLTLGAEFTVTRLAPLGDPVEIRVRGSALTLRRDEASALRVERT, encoded by the coding sequence ATGGTCCTAGCGGACCTTAAAGTCGGGGAGTCAGGCCGGGTGCGGGGTTTCGCACCAACCGAGGCAGCTTACCGTCGCAAGCTGATGGCGATGGGGTTGACCTTGGGGGCGGAATTTACCGTTACCCGCCTGGCTCCGCTCGGCGATCCAGTGGAAATTCGGGTACGTGGCTCAGCCCTGACGCTACGCAGGGACGAGGCATCGGCGCTGCGCGTCGAACGTACCTGA
- a CDS encoding FeoA family protein, translating to MSAGAARETRDSSGSSEGEFPLMLAVVGERVRVVACNGGEAMVKRLAAMGLGLGSELQLVQREGAAGAVVMQGASRMAIGLGLLHRIRVEKV from the coding sequence ATGTCGGCAGGCGCGGCTCGGGAAACACGGGATTCAAGCGGGAGTTCGGAAGGCGAGTTCCCCCTGATGCTGGCTGTGGTGGGAGAACGCGTACGCGTGGTCGCGTGCAACGGTGGAGAGGCGATGGTCAAGCGACTCGCTGCCATGGGGCTCGGACTGGGAAGCGAATTGCAACTCGTACAACGCGAAGGGGCGGCGGGTGCCGTCGTCATGCAGGGGGCAAGCCGCATGGCCATCGGTCTCGGACTGCTGCACCGGATTCGGGTTGAAAAGGTTTGA
- the gcvH gene encoding glycine cleavage system protein GcvH, with translation MSQQTADLKFTQSHEWVRDNGDGTCTLGITEHAQELLGDLVFVEAPEAGRRVAAGDACAVVESVKAASDVYAPLAGEILSGNEALADSPELINQEPYGDGWIFKFRPDSMEALGELMDAAAYDAFVEAEG, from the coding sequence ATGAGCCAGCAGACGGCGGATCTTAAATTCACCCAAAGCCACGAGTGGGTGCGCGACAACGGCGACGGCACCTGCACCTTGGGCATCACCGAACATGCCCAGGAGCTGTTGGGCGATCTGGTGTTCGTCGAGGCGCCGGAGGCGGGGCGCAGGGTCGCGGCCGGTGATGCCTGTGCGGTGGTGGAATCCGTCAAGGCCGCATCGGACGTGTATGCGCCCTTGGCCGGCGAGATCCTGTCGGGCAACGAGGCGCTGGCCGACAGTCCAGAACTGATCAATCAGGAACCCTACGGCGACGGCTGGATCTTCAAGTTCCGACCGGACTCCATGGAGGCCCTGGGGGAGCTGATGGACGCTGCCGCCTACGACGCCTTTGTGGAAGCCGAGGGCTGA
- a CDS encoding UDP-2,3-diacylglucosamine diphosphatase — translation MSHLDYRAIFISDIHLGTPDCRADYLLDFLRHARCDTLYLVGDVFDLWAMRRQVHWPASHSEIVRTFFELAANGTRVVYTPGNHDESLRLWAGTTFKGVEIRLDAVHVTLDGRRLRVSHGDEFDAAVRCGRVAQAVGDAAYNFLLWLNRLSAHLRGRWGLPYWSLSAWIKGRVGGARRYVQRFMSAAAHEAGRGEFDGYVCGHIHVAGIEHVDGVLYCNDGDWVEHCTALVESRDGRLQLIHWADHKRVEREHAGNEVVDAGSPLPVPELAPQWARQLSR, via the coding sequence ATGTCACATCTCGACTATCGCGCGATCTTCATTTCCGATATTCATCTGGGCACGCCGGACTGCCGTGCCGACTACCTTCTGGATTTTCTCCGCCACGCGCGCTGCGACACGCTGTATCTCGTCGGCGATGTCTTCGATCTCTGGGCCATGCGCCGTCAGGTGCACTGGCCGGCCAGCCACAGCGAAATCGTGCGTACCTTCTTCGAACTGGCTGCCAATGGCACCCGGGTGGTCTACACCCCCGGCAACCATGACGAATCGCTGCGCCTTTGGGCCGGAACCACGTTCAAAGGGGTTGAGATTCGTCTCGATGCCGTGCACGTGACGCTCGACGGGCGTCGGCTCAGGGTCAGTCATGGCGACGAGTTCGACGCCGCCGTGCGTTGCGGCCGCGTGGCTCAGGCGGTGGGCGACGCAGCCTACAATTTCCTGCTTTGGCTGAACCGGCTGAGCGCCCACCTGCGCGGGCGTTGGGGGCTGCCCTACTGGTCGCTGTCGGCCTGGATCAAGGGCCGGGTAGGCGGGGCCCGTCGTTACGTACAGCGTTTCATGAGTGCGGCCGCGCACGAGGCCGGACGGGGTGAGTTCGACGGCTATGTCTGCGGGCACATTCACGTCGCCGGCATCGAGCACGTGGACGGTGTGCTGTATTGCAACGACGGCGACTGGGTGGAGCATTGCACGGCTCTGGTCGAGAGCCGCGACGGGCGGCTGCAGCTCATTCACTGGGCCGACCACAAGCGGGTCGAGCGCGAACATGCGGGCAACGAAGTCGTGGATGCCGGGAGTCCGTTGCCGGTGCCCGAGCTGGCGCCTCAGTGGGCCAGACAGCTGTCCAGGTGA
- the gcvPB gene encoding aminomethyl-transferring glycine dehydrogenase subunit GcvPB — protein MPRPGRGSVNFTRAQSMLIFEHARHGRRAAAQAPLTEHSADALPERFRRRSATGLPEVSELQAVRHYTRLSQKNFSIDTHFYPLGSCTMKYNPRGSNAAAMLDGFLGLHPHTPDAHAQGMLGCLFELQEMLKSVTGMRGVSLTPMAGAQGEFAGVAMIRAYHDARGDSARSEILVPDAAHGTNPATATMCGYAVREIPTSDDGDVDMQALREAVGPQTAGIMLTNPSTLGVFERHIHEIAGIVHEAGGLLYYDGANLNAILGKVRPGDMGFDVIHMNLHKTFSTPHGGGGPGAGAVGVGERLLPFMPVPVVAREEGRYRLLLEADMPQSIGRLSAFMGNVGVLLRAYAYMRMLGREGMQRVAEFATLNANYLAVRLRDAGFTLAYAQRRATHEFVVTLKREAKETGVTAMDYAKRLLDYGFHAPTTYFPLLVPECLLIEPTETEAKEDLDAFVEAMAAIRRESQDEAGMVKGAPYRMPNRRFDEVRAARELDLRWQAEG, from the coding sequence CTGCCCCGCCCCGGGCGGGGCAGCGTCAATTTCACGAGAGCGCAATCCATGCTGATCTTCGAACACGCACGCCATGGTCGGCGTGCCGCCGCCCAGGCCCCGCTGACGGAGCATTCCGCCGACGCCCTGCCCGAGCGCTTCCGCCGCCGCAGCGCCACCGGCCTGCCCGAGGTTTCCGAACTGCAGGCGGTAAGGCACTACACCCGGCTGTCGCAAAAGAACTTTTCCATCGACACGCATTTCTACCCGCTGGGTTCGTGCACGATGAAATACAACCCGCGCGGTTCCAATGCGGCGGCAATGCTGGACGGGTTCCTGGGTCTGCACCCGCATACCCCCGACGCCCATGCGCAGGGCATGCTGGGCTGTTTGTTCGAACTGCAGGAGATGCTCAAGTCGGTGACCGGCATGCGTGGCGTCTCGCTGACGCCGATGGCGGGTGCGCAGGGCGAGTTCGCCGGTGTGGCGATGATCCGGGCCTATCACGATGCGCGCGGCGACAGCGCGCGCAGCGAAATCCTGGTGCCCGATGCGGCGCACGGCACCAACCCGGCCACCGCAACGATGTGCGGCTATGCGGTTCGGGAGATTCCCACCAGCGACGACGGCGATGTCGACATGCAGGCCCTGCGCGAGGCGGTCGGGCCGCAGACCGCGGGCATCATGTTGACCAACCCCTCCACGCTGGGGGTGTTCGAGCGTCATATCCACGAGATTGCCGGGATCGTTCACGAGGCGGGCGGCCTGCTCTACTACGACGGCGCCAACCTCAACGCGATTCTGGGCAAGGTGCGTCCCGGCGACATGGGTTTCGACGTCATCCACATGAATCTGCACAAGACCTTCTCCACCCCGCACGGCGGCGGCGGTCCGGGAGCGGGCGCGGTCGGCGTCGGCGAACGTCTGCTGCCGTTCATGCCGGTGCCGGTGGTGGCGCGCGAAGAAGGGCGCTACCGCCTGCTGCTCGAAGCGGACATGCCGCAGAGCATCGGTCGCCTGTCCGCCTTCATGGGCAACGTCGGGGTGCTGCTGCGCGCTTACGCCTACATGCGCATGCTGGGGCGGGAGGGGATGCAGCGCGTCGCGGAGTTCGCGACCCTGAATGCCAACTACCTCGCCGTGCGCCTGCGCGACGCAGGGTTCACGCTCGCCTACGCGCAGCGTCGCGCCACCCACGAGTTCGTCGTTACGCTCAAGCGCGAGGCGAAGGAAACGGGGGTGACCGCGATGGACTACGCCAAGCGCCTACTGGATTACGGTTTCCACGCGCCGACCACCTACTTCCCGCTGCTGGTGCCGGAGTGTCTGCTGATCGAGCCGACCGAAACCGAGGCCAAGGAGGATCTGGACGCCTTCGTGGAAGCGATGGCCGCCATCCGGCGCGAGTCGCAGGATGAGGCGGGCATGGTCAAGGGCGCGCCGTACCGCATGCCCAACCGACGTTTCGACGAGGTGCGCGCCGCGCGCGAACTCGATCTACGCTGGCAAGCCGAGGGATAA
- the tpx gene encoding thiol peroxidase, whose product MATITLQGNTIHTHGELPAVGGKAPDFRLVDADLNNVELSTYAGKKKLLNIVPSLDTPTCATSTRKFNEFARDRSDVVMLVISADLPFAQKRFCGDEGLANVIPLSLMRSRAFAKDYGVLIEDGPLAGITARAVVVLDENDRVVYTELVSEIADEPDYDAALAALA is encoded by the coding sequence ATGGCCACGATCACCCTGCAAGGCAATACGATTCATACCCACGGCGAGCTGCCGGCAGTCGGCGGCAAGGCGCCCGATTTCCGGCTCGTCGATGCCGATCTGAACAATGTCGAACTGTCGACCTACGCCGGCAAGAAGAAGCTGCTCAACATCGTGCCCAGCCTCGACACGCCGACCTGCGCGACCTCCACACGCAAGTTCAACGAATTTGCCAGGGACCGCAGCGACGTGGTCATGCTGGTCATCTCGGCCGATCTGCCCTTCGCGCAGAAGCGTTTCTGCGGCGACGAGGGTCTGGCCAACGTGATCCCTCTGTCGTTGATGCGCAGCCGCGCCTTCGCCAAGGACTACGGTGTGCTGATCGAGGACGGTCCCCTGGCCGGCATCACCGCGCGTGCGGTGGTCGTGCTCGACGAGAACGACCGCGTGGTCTACACCGAACTCGTCTCCGAGATCGCCGACGAGCCGGATTACGACGCTGCACTGGCGGCGCTGGCCTGA
- the znuB gene encoding zinc ABC transporter permease subunit ZnuB → MPDFIWQALLGGLGVALVAGPLGCFVVWRRLAYFGDTLSHSALLGVALGFLLGVDLRIGILAVCLTAGLLLVGLQRQRHLASDTLLGIIAHTALSLGMVTIAFLPNLRIDLMGYLFGDILAIGHADLLTIALGDMLVLMVLAVSWRGLLAATVHEDLARVEGVPANRLNLVFVMLLALVVAVAMKVVGMLLITALLIIPAATARRFARSPETMAAMAAAFGGLAVVGGLFGSLRWNTPAGPSIVVAAAALFVIVFLLPRRRVGEAAVAAR, encoded by the coding sequence ATGCCTGACTTCATCTGGCAGGCCTTGCTCGGCGGGCTGGGCGTGGCTCTCGTTGCGGGGCCGCTGGGTTGCTTTGTCGTGTGGCGACGGCTCGCCTATTTCGGCGATACGCTGTCCCACTCCGCATTGCTCGGCGTCGCTCTGGGGTTTCTGCTGGGCGTCGATCTGCGCATCGGGATTCTCGCGGTTTGCCTGACCGCCGGACTGTTGCTCGTGGGGCTGCAGCGTCAGCGGCACCTGGCCAGCGATACGCTGCTCGGCATTATTGCGCATACCGCCTTGTCGCTCGGCATGGTGACGATCGCCTTTCTGCCGAATCTGCGCATCGATCTCATGGGTTACCTGTTCGGAGACATCCTGGCGATCGGGCATGCGGATCTGCTGACCATCGCGCTGGGCGACATGTTGGTGCTGATGGTGCTGGCCGTGTCGTGGCGTGGTCTGCTCGCGGCCACCGTGCACGAGGATCTGGCTCGTGTCGAAGGCGTCCCGGCAAACAGGTTGAATCTCGTCTTCGTCATGTTGTTGGCATTGGTGGTCGCCGTCGCGATGAAGGTCGTGGGCATGCTGCTGATTACCGCTCTGCTGATCATCCCTGCGGCCACCGCACGCCGCTTCGCTCGCTCGCCGGAGACGATGGCGGCGATGGCGGCAGCGTTCGGCGGTCTAGCCGTCGTGGGCGGGTTGTTCGGATCGCTGCGCTGGAATACACCGGCCGGCCCGTCGATCGTCGTTGCCGCAGCGGCCTTGTTCGTCATCGTCTTTCTACTGCCGAGGCGCCGGGTCGGTGAGGCGGCTGTTGCCGCACGATGA
- a CDS encoding ATP-binding cassette domain-containing protein yields the protein MTPATGAVDLIKASGLGVTLGGRRILSDIDLSLSAGEIVTLIGPNGAGKTTLVRTLLGLESPTVGRMMRKEGLRIGYMPQRVAVDPILPLNVARFLRLGARRRGAVRAAGERLGLVGLLDSPIQGLSGGEMQRVLLARALLRDPELLVLDEPAQGVDVGLQSGFYTLIREIRDELGCGVLMVSHDLHLVMAATDRVVCLNGHICCTGLPEAVSRDPAYQRLFGVADTRGLAVYAHVHDHTHGAVSGESDEGGHRHA from the coding sequence ATGACGCCCGCAACAGGCGCTGTCGATCTCATCAAGGCTTCCGGACTTGGCGTCACGTTGGGCGGGCGGCGCATCCTGTCGGATATCGACCTGAGCCTGAGTGCTGGGGAGATCGTTACGCTGATCGGTCCCAACGGCGCCGGCAAGACCACGCTGGTCAGAACCTTGCTTGGGCTTGAGTCGCCCACGGTGGGGCGCATGATGCGAAAGGAAGGGCTACGTATCGGCTACATGCCACAGCGCGTGGCGGTCGATCCGATCCTGCCGTTGAACGTGGCCCGCTTCCTGCGCCTGGGCGCGCGCCGCCGAGGTGCGGTGCGCGCGGCGGGGGAGCGTTTGGGGCTGGTGGGCCTCCTGGATAGCCCGATCCAGGGGTTGTCGGGCGGGGAGATGCAGCGAGTGCTGCTCGCTCGGGCCTTGCTGCGAGACCCCGAATTGCTGGTTCTGGACGAGCCGGCCCAGGGCGTCGACGTGGGTCTGCAGAGCGGCTTTTATACCTTGATCCGCGAGATTCGCGACGAGTTGGGGTGCGGCGTGCTGATGGTGTCGCACGACCTGCATCTGGTAATGGCGGCGACCGATCGCGTCGTCTGCCTCAATGGACATATCTGTTGTACCGGTTTGCCCGAGGCGGTGAGCCGGGACCCGGCCTACCAGCGTCTGTTCGGCGTGGCCGATACGCGCGGCCTGGCCGTATATGCACACGTGCACGATCACACTCACGGGGCGGTGTCGGGCGAGAGTGATGAGGGAGGCCATCGTCATGCCTGA
- a CDS encoding zinc ABC transporter substrate-binding protein encodes MPMPSFSRYRRLACLYLLLACTVAFAVPSQAAPRVVASIKPIASLVAGVMADTGEQPYLLVPGASSPHTYSLRPSDIAALHAASVVFWVGPMLETFLQGPLKQLPRGTRVVALSTAPGVRLLPVRAGFGVAPEESQEGVSLTEHMADVNPHVWLDPQNAIAMVREIARVLSAAEPGNAARYAANAQALVLRLERLDRNLAQQLAPVRNVPFMVFHDAYAYFDARYGLHAIGALTLEPSLPPGARRVVAARAAMRQYGVRCLFREPEFASPLIRTVTAGTEVRVGVLDPLGADLKPGEKLYFTLMHNLADHLDSCLAH; translated from the coding sequence ATGCCCATGCCTTCTTTCTCACGGTATCGCCGGCTTGCCTGCCTGTATCTGTTGCTTGCGTGCACAGTTGCATTTGCCGTCCCGAGTCAGGCCGCGCCACGCGTGGTCGCCAGCATCAAGCCCATAGCATCGCTGGTCGCTGGCGTGATGGCAGATACCGGAGAACAGCCCTATCTGTTGGTTCCTGGCGCCTCGTCGCCGCATACCTACAGCCTGCGCCCGTCGGACATCGCGGCCCTGCATGCGGCAAGCGTGGTGTTCTGGGTCGGCCCGATGCTGGAAACCTTCCTTCAGGGACCACTCAAACAATTGCCGCGGGGGACACGCGTCGTGGCCCTGTCCACCGCGCCCGGGGTACGTCTGCTGCCCGTGCGTGCCGGATTCGGTGTTGCACCCGAGGAATCACAGGAAGGCGTCTCCTTGACCGAGCACATGGCCGACGTCAATCCCCACGTCTGGCTGGACCCGCAAAACGCCATCGCGATGGTGCGCGAGATCGCGCGCGTGCTGAGCGCGGCCGAACCCGGGAACGCCGCACGCTATGCTGCGAATGCGCAGGCCCTCGTGCTCCGGCTTGAACGCCTGGATCGTAATCTCGCACAGCAGCTAGCGCCGGTGAGAAACGTCCCCTTCATGGTGTTCCACGATGCCTACGCCTATTTCGACGCGCGCTACGGATTGCACGCGATCGGCGCGCTGACCCTGGAGCCCTCGTTGCCACCAGGCGCGCGCAGGGTCGTAGCGGCACGCGCCGCGATGCGCCAATATGGGGTGCGCTGCCTGTTCCGGGAGCCTGAATTCGCCTCGCCGCTTATCCGTACGGTCACGGCGGGCACCGAGGTGCGGGTCGGGGTGCTCGACCCGCTGGGTGCTGATCTAAAACCCGGCGAGAAACTTTATTTCACACTGATGCACAACCTGGCCGATCACCTGGACAGCTGTCTGGCCCACTGA
- a CDS encoding Fur family transcriptional regulator, giving the protein MQTSGSSKDTRKHRLEQAEMLCRDRGVRFTPLRRRVFEQLIAYGAPVGAYELLADLRADGFADAPPTVYRALDFLRAQGLAHRVRSTNAFVACDHPGDAHGGLLLICRDCGSSVEVDSSTLGDAVRQQAALHEFEPATQLIEVSGRCRRCRE; this is encoded by the coding sequence ATGCAGACATCAGGCTCCAGTAAGGACACTCGCAAGCATCGGCTCGAGCAGGCCGAAATGCTGTGCCGCGATCGTGGCGTTCGTTTCACGCCGCTCCGGCGTCGTGTGTTCGAGCAACTCATTGCCTACGGCGCACCGGTCGGCGCCTACGAACTGCTGGCGGACCTGCGCGCGGACGGATTCGCGGATGCGCCGCCGACGGTCTATCGGGCGCTGGATTTTCTCCGTGCCCAGGGGCTGGCGCACCGCGTGCGCAGCACTAATGCCTTCGTTGCCTGCGATCATCCGGGCGACGCGCATGGCGGTCTGCTGCTGATCTGCCGCGACTGCGGCAGCAGCGTCGAAGTGGATTCGTCCACGCTCGGTGATGCCGTCCGGCAGCAGGCGGCGTTGCACGAATTCGAGCCCGCGACTCAACTGATCGAAGTCAGCGGGCGTTGCCGCAGGTGCCGCGAATGA
- a CDS encoding diacylglycerol kinase, with product MAASGHTGFKRIVKAAGYSWHGLCSTFRHESAFRQELAVSAVLVPLALWLGDDAASRALMIGSVFLVLIVELLNSAVEAAIDRFGGERHQLSARAKDMGSAAVLVSILNAAVIWLLLLI from the coding sequence ATGGCGGCAAGCGGTCACACGGGATTCAAGCGTATCGTCAAGGCGGCCGGGTATTCCTGGCACGGCCTGTGCTCGACCTTTCGACACGAATCGGCGTTCCGCCAGGAGCTGGCGGTGAGTGCCGTGCTTGTGCCGCTGGCGCTCTGGCTAGGCGACGATGCCGCCTCGCGCGCGCTGATGATCGGCAGTGTGTTCCTGGTGCTGATCGTCGAGCTGCTCAACTCGGCGGTCGAGGCGGCGATCGATCGTTTCGGCGGCGAACGTCACCAGCTTTCCGCGCGGGCCAAGGACATGGGGTCGGCCGCGGTGCTGGTTTCCATCCTCAACGCCGCGGTCATCTGGCTGCTTCTGCTGATCTGA